The nucleotide sequence AAGGTCTTCTTTGGACTTTGTTCTAGGAGTATAATATATCCTTGAACGATTAATATTTAGCAAATCACACTGTTGTGAAAGTGATAGATTTTCATCTTTAGATACCATAGTCACCTTCAATTTATGTTCACCTTTTTCAAGTTTTTTTAAGAAATTGTTCTCAATAGTTTGTTGTCCTATTAAACTTTGAAGATCTTCTTTTTCAGTTTCAAGCTCTTCAACTTTCTTCTTATTGATGTTATTTTTTTGAAATACAGATTCTGCATTTACTAAAAACTCTCGCTTCCATTGCCTTACTTGCTTTTTCTTCTGCCCATATCATCTTCTATTATAGATTTATATATACAGGAGTGAACTTAATTTTCAGAATATCTGTTTAAAAAAGTTAGACCGTTATACTTTCCTCTGTTGTTATTTTAGGTTAAGCAAATGAAAAGGTAATATATTCAGAAACCAATCGGACATAGACTTTTCTGGAGCTAGTTGAGTAACTATTGTTTTTTAATTCTCAATCATATTTTCCAGAATCGAAGGAACTTCTTCTTTTGCTATATATTTCTTGCTTTGCATATTTCTTAATATCCCTGTTAGTTTAAGAATATTAATAATTTATTTAAAATGAATTTATGATAGAGTATTTATAGTACTACGGGATAAGAGTAGTTATAGGCAAGAAGCGCTAAAGGTTCTTTTATACTGGAGAAATACTATGAATGAGATTGAACTGATAGAATCTAAAGAGAAAACGGATATCAAACTCTTTCCCAAATTAAAAGAAAGCCTGACCGAAACAAAGGGCTATTCCAGAAAACTACTGCCGATCCTTTCCTTTGACAGCGGGCTTATCCGTCCCGAATGGAAGGGAGTGAAGTTTAAATTTATTTATCATTCCCTTTCCATTTCCCGTTTGGATTTTAAACCGAAGGAGGGGAAATATGAACTTCTCGCCTTTGAAGGTACCATGAAATCTGTTCAAGATTATGGAGATATTGAACAGAACCAGCTCTATCTTAAACCCTTTGATGGAGATGAAAATATTGAGAAAACCCTGTTAAGCCGACAGTATTACAATGATAAGAATATTCTCCTTACCGAGTTAAAAGATCCTTTCGAGAAAACAGAAATTGAATATACAGTCATAAATTCACTTGAACTTCCGATTCGGAAAAAGAATTACTTTCGAATCGGAGAGACCTGGAATCCTTCCTGGGATGATGTGGAATACACCTATGATGATGAAGGTTACCTGAAGAAATACAAAAAATTATTTGAGCACAAAATGCTGACCGGAACCGAAAAGTTCACCTATTCGAAGCTGAAAAACGGGGTGAAGATTACCCATCCCAGACTTGGATGGTGTGCAACCATAAAAGAAGATAGTAAATACGGAACCTGGGATGTGGAGATAAAGGCCCCAACAAAGAATCCTATTCCCTAAACACAACAACATCACTGAATGAAGTAATTCGATACATTGTCTTTAACAATTTTCTCTTTGAAACTCATTTCAACTTTCTGAAAATATTCTGCTGGCAGGAAAATGATATGAAAATCAGAGAACTCATGACTCTGAATTACGATAAAGAGAGTGAACTTCCGCAAGTTTTTGATGTTCAGATCGAGATGATGGAAGACGAAACAAAAACCATCGACCTCTACTATCTGGAAAAGTCCGATGATAAAGTGGTCTTCCACATCCATGATCACGAAACTCAATTTACCCTAACAAAAATTGATCATGGATATAATGTCCTTCGTGAATACAAAAATGAAGAAGGAAACTATGATAAACCTAGAGAATACACCATTCACTCCAACCGCAACATAAAAGAAGTGATCATGAATATTCTTACAAACTTAAATTTATACGCCGATAATTTCGGCACAAAAGAAGAGGTCATTCCCTATTCTTACACAGCACTAAACTGTGAATACGAATATGCAGATAAAGAAAAAATGCGTCATGTCTACAGAATAGTACACCACACACCGACTACTAAAGCCTCTTTGTATTTAGACGAGCCCCACTGGTGTCAAAGTGATGCCCCCCCTTGATCCGGAGGGTAATCCAATGACCTTTGCTGCACAGCTAGAATATGGAGATATCTTCGGAACCCTCTACCTCTTTTACTCAGAAAAGTACAATCTGTTAAGCCAGGTGTTTCAGTGTACCTGATTTGAGAGAACATATATGGATACACAGCTGTCCAAAATAAATATTGAAACGGGTATTATAGAAACCGATCTCCAATTACAATAAAAGGATATCGACTAATGAGTCATCAGAATACCGTTTTTCACAACTTCTTCAATTTATTCAAAGACATGATTTTGCAAAGTTAGTTAAAAAGTATAAGGGAGACTTTCACTCCAATGGTTTTAGCTGTTTGCTCAACTCTCATGTCAAACTCAATCACTCTGGATACATTCCTTCTGTTCTGACCATGACAGACCCAGTTGTCATCCGGTGACATTGTAGTATTTGATAGTGCCTACAATAACTTTAAGATCTTTTCAAACCAAGACAATAGCAGCAATGTACAAGGATAGAAGGAAGATTCGAAATACACTAATGATACAGATCTGAATATGTATGATAAGCTATTTATTATTAAAAATGGATATGGCTAAACAAGCCTAAATTAATCGATGATTTTAGTGAAAGGAATACTGGACAGTTAGGTCTTGCTTGTTGAGATAATCTATTTTGGACAGCTATGATTCTAGAATTACTTGGATATGAAAGTTCTAAAACAACTGAGATATATACTCATGTGTCTAAGAATGCTATAAATAAAGTATAAAAACTTTTAGTGAGTTGTTCTAAAAAGGAGAATTTATGATAAATGAAAAATATAAACATTTGTGCTTACGACTCGATATGGGTGTTATAAGCACAATTAATTATACACAGACGTTGCCAGTAATTGAAATAAAAAGGTACAAAAAATGAAATTAATAGCTGTTGAAGAGCATTTTTTAACAAATGAAGTAAGTGAACAATGGAAAAAATATTCAAAGGACGATCCCACCAGTAATCTTCATCTAGGTGAGGTTGAAGATCGATTAGACGATATTAGTGAAGCACGTCTTAATTTAATGGATGAAACAGGTGTTGATATACAAGTCCTTTCTCTTACAAGTCCTGCACTTCACAACATACAAAACGGAAGTGTCCAATTAGCAAGGCGAACAAACGATTACTTATCAAAAATTATTGAAAAGTATCCGGAAAGGTTTCAAGGTTTTGCCACATTACCTATGCAATCACCTAAAGATATTGTAAAAGAACTAGAGCATTCAGTAAATTCTTTAGATTTTAAAGGAGCAATGCTTTGTGGAAGAACCGGAGAAAAAAATTTAGACCACAAAGATTATTGGGAACTGTTTGAATGTGCAGAGTCACTTGATGTTCCGTTGTTTATACATCCTCAAATTCCACAGAAAGCAATAAGAGATATCTATTACTCGGGTTTTGATGATTTTACCAATCTTGCTTTTTCTACATTTGGACTTGGTTGGCATTATGAAGCAGGAATTCAATTTATAAGATTAGTTTTAGCTAAAGTCTTTGATCGTTTCCCTAAATTGCAAATTGTTTTAGGGCATTGGGGCGAAGTTATTTTATTCTACACAGAAAGATTAGCGTCCTTAAGTAAGGTCAGCAAACTAGATAAAGCTTTTATAGATTATGTTCAACAAAATTTATATGTAACATCTAGTGGGATGTTTAGTTCTGAATATTTAAAACGTTCTGTTGAGATTATTGGAATTGATAGAATTTTATTTTCACAAGACTATCCTTATCAATACCGTCCTGGTAGAGATGCTCAGAATTTCTTGCAAAATTTAAATTTAAGTAAAGAAGATAAGGAAAAATTTGCTTTTAAAAATTGGGAGAGTTTAATAAATAGAAGTTAACATTCTTTTATGAGCATAAGAATCCGCCATCCATGGCGGATAGAAATTCAAGCTAGTTTATATGCAAGATTGAAAGATCCATTTGATAATCTTATTGTTATAATGGATTTATAAGACAGATGAATCAGGATTTGTAATTGGGAATAATAAAGTCTGACCGTTCGACATCCCTATCTCACTATATTTTATTACTCCGGCATTTACTGTTTATTACAGCTGAAACGGACAAAGTCTTTGTCATGTTTTTTGCCTTCGGGACGATTTGGCAGCTTAGCTCGGCGCTGAGACTGTAGAAAAAGCCAACTTTTCAACAGATCTCAAGAAATCCATGATAAAATTCCTAAAACGGGAGGATTCACATGGCAAAGTATAACGACTATTCTTACCAACAGACATTGATGAGTCCCGTAAGCTTCAAAAAGCAGATATTACCCGGTACATTCGAATACACACTTTCCCATTTAATTGATGAACAAATAGACCTGTCCATATTTGCCAACCGGTATGAAAATGATACTACCGATGCTCCTCAGTTTTTTGCGAAGCAAAAGACCGTGCGTACACCCCATATAAGGCACAACACCTATGATACGGCCATCCTGTTAAAAATTATCCTTTACACCAAAGGCATAAACAGCAGCCGGAAAATAGCCCAGCTATGTAATGAAAACATCGTAAGTATATACGAATAAGAAAGTAAGTAATTTCACATGTGTATTCAAAGATATTTATTTCTTGTCAATATAAATTGGAGGTGCGTATGCTTCTTTTAGCAATTATTTCAATTACATTAGCTTTAGTATTTTATTCTATTGGTGTCTGGAGTGAGAAACTACAGGGGAAACTCAGGTTATGGCATGTAATTATTTTTTGGATAGGTTTTATATTCGATTCGTTAGGGACAACCTTAATGAGTAAAATCGCCCAAAATGGTTTTCAAATAAATTTTCATGGTATTACAGGTATAGTCGCAATTTTATTAATGTTTTTTCATGCAACTTGGGCAAGCGTTGTAATAAAAGACAAAAATGAAATAGTACTATTAAAATTCCATAAATTCAGTATCTTTGTTTGGCTTGTTTGGCTGATTCCTTACATTTCTGGAGCCATATTTGGAATGGCAAGATGAGTACATAAATGAAATTAATAAGAAATCTAAAGTCTCGTTAGCTAGGCTCCCCTTCGCAGAGCTAAATAAGATACATTGAAACGACAAGAAGTAAGGTGTTCTGTAGAGTTCAACTATAAAATAAAGGAGAGACAATGGATATTAAATGAAAAGAATATCGTTTTTCCTCAAGGCAAAGATATGACCCAGTAGCTAATAAAATACCTCCTCATATCACATTAGTCTTTCCTTTTGAGAGTGATTTTTCAAAAGATGATATAGTTGACCATCTTGAACAAACTCTTAATAATGTTAAAGCTTTACCAATAAAATTAAGAAGTATAAAAGCTCAAGAGTCATATGGTTATTATTTAATTCTAAACATTTCTGAGGGCAAGGATATAATAACAAAATTGCATGAAAATCTATATAAAGGATTATTATCATCAATTAAGCCTAAATGACTAGACGTAAATAAATATACACCACATATCACTATTGGAAGATTTGACTCTAATGAAGGAATGCTTATTTCAGAAAAAGATTGCTCTAAATTTGACACGATATTTGAATCCTAAAAATAAAGAGGATATGAATGGAAAATTTAAAAGGAAATATTAGACATAGAAAGACTTATTAGTTTTAAACGAAATGATAGATAGTTGATAATTGCTACATAACAAGCTTTTGAACCAGATTTTACTATTGTCACACATATTGCTGAGCAAGATATGCGCCTCTATGTCTCAACTATGTTCAGGCTGTAAAACAGCTTAAAACGACGTTACATTCACGCAAATTTTAAACTTGACCAAATGAGACAAACGGTGAAACCTTAAGAAAATGAAAACGTCGTATATTAGCAGAACGTTAGGCACAATAATCAATTGAGTTTTGATTGAAAAGGAGTACTTAGATGATTGATAACTACATAATTTCAACAATGTCAAAGATAGAGAAGCTCGAGTTAGAATTAACTGTTTTTAATTCAAAAAGAGCATTGTCAAATATTGAAAAAAATATAGAAATTATAAGAATAGGTAATAGCACACTAATAATAGATAGAAATTCACCGAAATCTGGCTATTATAACCGAGTTAAAGGATTTGGTGATGGAGATATTGACAAACTCAAAAGTATACTCAATACGTATAGTAAATATAATATAGAACCTTTTTTTGAAGTTACACCCAATAATATAACCGAAAGTGTTTCAAAAGCTTTGAACAAAGAAGGTTATGCAAATATAGAGCAATTAGTCTATATGGAGTTGAATGAATTAGAAGTATCAGAGAGCAACAGAAATGTAGATTTTGAAATAGTTAAGGTGTCTGATGCCAATTCAGAAGAATTTGTAGATATTATTCAGCAGTCAAATGGAGGCATGGACATAAGTAAAGAGGTAGTTGAGAATAAGAAACATTATTTCTATAAACCGTGTTTTCATAACTACATAGCTTATAGTCGTGGTGAAGTAGCAGGAATGGGATCAATGTTTATTAGTGAGGATGCAGGATATATTGCAAATGATTACACATTTGAAAAAGCAAGAGGACTAGGATGTCAAAAAGTATTATTGACCCATAGAATAAACGAAGCAATAAATTTAGGTTTAAAAAGTCTTTATACAGATGTAGTATTTGGAAGCATTAGCCATAATAATATGAAGAAATTTGGATTTGAAGACGTATATACGAGCTCTTTCTGGGCAAAATAGATAATCGTTCATGAATACAATTGCTTACAATGCCTAACACAAGTATATCGATGGTCATGAATGATTCTATGGATTATCTTATTTGGTAGGGTATTTCAGGAAAGTAACCAGGTTTGTTTAAAAAAAAGAACGCCCTATCAGTCTTTATTATAATCAGCTAAACTAGTCGCTTCTTCAGGTGCTAAATACTTCTCCACCCCTACTAATTTACCGAGGTCTTTTATATGTGTTGGCTCATACCTATCCAATTGCTCATATTCGCCATCAACCCATCTAAAGTATGAGATAATTTTCAATCCTTCGTCAGTCTCTGCAACTATAAAAATTCTATGATATTTTGACTTTCCTTTCTTTACAGTTTTGTCACTACCTGTGTAACACAAATAGATTATTTCCTCACTCAACACACGTTTAATTACATCCCCACACTTTGGATTTTCGTACTTCCGTATTTGATAGAATGGACGCTTTTGGACATTTTCTAAATTAACCTTAATTAGTGTTTTAAAACGATACTTATCAAATTCTCCTTCCGATCTGCCAATACCAATATCATTGAAAATTGTATGAATGTAATCGTGTATTACAGAGTCATAAACCTTACATTCTTCATCACTAATGTTCTCATTATATCTCATTTTATTTGACTCAGATTCATAAGTCAAAAAAGATTCGATAAAGCTTTGTACTTGTTCCATACTTATTTTTTTGTATCAAATAATATATTGATATGGCAACCCCCAATTAAGACACTTTATTCACGAACAGGGAGTTCTTAAATTCAACAGGTGTCATGTAGCTTAATGATCCATGAAATTTTATATTATTGTACAGATATAATTCCATCTGTGCCCAACTCGTACCTTATTTACGCTTGCTTGTCTTCATTTCTGCTATCCACTTACTTATAGAAGATCTAGCGATATTATATTCAGCCACAATTTTATACTTTTGTGTATGGAGACTTATCATTTTTAATGATTTCAAATTGAGGCCTGAAGTCGGGTTTGATTATTTCAAATAGTTCAATGTAGTGTTTTACACGTTTTAGGGAAAGATTTTCTTTTATTGTGCATGGTATGGAATTTAGATAATTTTGTGTCTTGTCTTTTGTGAAATCAAAAAACAAAAAAAAATTTTCTAACAGCTTAGTAAGATGCCTGA is from Spirochaeta cellobiosiphila DSM 17781 and encodes:
- a CDS encoding DUF4372 domain-containing protein produces the protein MSTNESSEYRFSQLLQFIQRHDFAKLVKKYKGDFHSNGFSCLLNSHVKLNHSGYIPSVLTMTDPVVIR
- a CDS encoding amidohydrolase family protein, which encodes MKLIAVEEHFLTNEVSEQWKKYSKDDPTSNLHLGEVEDRLDDISEARLNLMDETGVDIQVLSLTSPALHNIQNGSVQLARRTNDYLSKIIEKYPERFQGFATLPMQSPKDIVKELEHSVNSLDFKGAMLCGRTGEKNLDHKDYWELFECAESLDVPLFIHPQIPQKAIRDIYYSGFDDFTNLAFSTFGLGWHYEAGIQFIRLVLAKVFDRFPKLQIVLGHWGEVILFYTERLASLSKVSKLDKAFIDYVQQNLYVTSSGMFSSEYLKRSVEIIGIDRILFSQDYPYQYRPGRDAQNFLQNLNLSKEDKEKFAFKNWESLINRS
- a CDS encoding transposase; its protein translation is MAKYNDYSYQQTLMSPVSFKKQILPGTFEYTLSHLIDEQIDLSIFANRYENDTTDAPQFFAKQKTVRTPHIRHNTYDTAILLKIILYTKGINSSRKIAQLCNENIVSIYE
- a CDS encoding HsmA family protein encodes the protein MLLLAIISITLALVFYSIGVWSEKLQGKLRLWHVIIFWIGFIFDSLGTTLMSKIAQNGFQINFHGITGIVAILLMFFHATWASVVIKDKNEIVLLKFHKFSIFVWLVWLIPYISGAIFGMAR
- a CDS encoding GNAT family N-acetyltransferase translates to MIDNYIISTMSKIEKLELELTVFNSKRALSNIEKNIEIIRIGNSTLIIDRNSPKSGYYNRVKGFGDGDIDKLKSILNTYSKYNIEPFFEVTPNNITESVSKALNKEGYANIEQLVYMELNELEVSESNRNVDFEIVKVSDANSEEFVDIIQQSNGGMDISKEVVENKKHYFYKPCFHNYIAYSRGEVAGMGSMFISEDAGYIANDYTFEKARGLGCQKVLLTHRINEAINLGLKSLYTDVVFGSISHNNMKKFGFEDVYTSSFWAK